A window of Candidatus Zixiibacteriota bacterium contains these coding sequences:
- the nadC gene encoding carboxylating nicotinate-nucleotide diphosphorylase — MKKSEFQKIQKVVELALEEDLGSGDITSNLTIPEKQKGEGFIIAREKGVIAGLEVAKSVFKQVNPGLVFKPLVSDGDKVRPGQRVALIRGKVKSILAGERTVLNFLQRLSGIATLTGEFVMRIRGTRAKILDTRKTTPGLRLLEKYAVKKGGGKNHRQGLYDMILIKDNHIKAAGSISAAIGKAMKSKKGLKIEVETKNLKEIKEALNFKIDRIMLDNFKPEDLKKAVKLIRSKNKKVEIEASGKVNLHNVRKIALSGVDYISVGALTHSAKALDLSLLLK; from the coding sequence ATGAAGAAATCCGAGTTCCAGAAAATTCAAAAAGTAGTTGAACTCGCCTTAGAAGAAGACCTGGGTTCGGGAGACATTACTTCAAACCTGACCATCCCGGAAAAACAAAAGGGAGAGGGGTTTATCATAGCCAGAGAGAAAGGAGTAATCGCCGGGCTGGAGGTGGCAAAATCGGTTTTCAAGCAGGTCAATCCCGGATTAGTGTTTAAACCCTTGGTAAGTGACGGAGACAAAGTAAGACCAGGCCAGAGGGTCGCCCTGATCCGGGGAAAGGTGAAAAGCATCTTAGCTGGAGAAAGGACAGTCCTGAATTTTCTGCAGAGGCTTTCGGGAATTGCCACCCTTACTGGCGAGTTTGTCATGAGAATCAGAGGCACCAGGGCGAAGATCTTAGATACCCGCAAAACCACACCTGGGCTGAGGCTCTTGGAAAAGTACGCGGTAAAGAAGGGTGGAGGAAAGAATCATCGCCAGGGGCTTTATGATATGATTCTGATTAAGGATAATCATATAAAGGCAGCAGGCAGTATCTCTGCGGCAATCGGAAAGGCTATGAAAAGTAAAAAAGGGCTTAAAATCGAAGTTGAGACCAAAAACTTGAAAGAGATTAAAGAGGCTCTGAATTTCAAGATCGACCGGATAATGCTGGATAACTTCAAACCTGAAGATTTAAAAAAAGCGGTTAAGCTCATTCGTTCAAAAAACAAAAAAGTGGAAATTGAAGCTTCTGGCAAGGTAAATCTCCACAATGTAAGGAAAATCGCTCTATCTGGAGTCGACTACATCTCAGTAGGTGCACTGACTCACTCAGCCAAAGCCTTAGACTTAAGTCTTTTGTTGAAGTGA
- a CDS encoding ATP-binding protein — protein sequence MRSDFFDIPLSCFSPDKKEQGNCWLNLLASGEKLEIFFPSDKRLGNCLECSFFQKLSSRSTGRRSADRIAEESLKIVLGQVKTFDNYLERINQDLYKKLEELSLLKKVSDALLKSKELDKTLRIILTGVTAGEAFGFNRAFIFLVNPKTQTLEGRMGLGPKDQEEAFKIWSHIKKEKVTFEQMLENALSSEEQENELTFKIKALTFSLEEKENIPIKAILEKRSFNIKEEEVSNLKPGKILELLSPKGFLLVPIFSENKAMGVLAVDNLITGNKILEDDQVGLETFANQAASQIENIVLQEELKQKIKELELASQILRENQNYLLQAERWVDIGKLATTVAHEIKTPLVTMGGYARRALRKAEEGKLVPHELGIIVKETERLESITSEILDYSKATRLNYEKKDLNLLIKDAIEVFRGKLRYNGIWLKTRFSLEPPILNFDPKRIEQVLFNLIENAIDAMPEGGTLTIRTKRNEEFAIFEVEDTGSGISEENLQKLYIPFFTTKPKGSGLGLPVCKKIIADHQGYIEVKSEVNKGSKFTVYLTFLKES from the coding sequence ATGAGATCAGATTTTTTTGATATTCCTCTTTCTTGTTTTTCTCCGGATAAAAAAGAGCAGGGGAACTGCTGGCTTAATCTTTTAGCTTCAGGGGAGAAGCTCGAAATCTTCTTTCCTTCAGACAAAAGATTGGGAAACTGTCTGGAATGCAGCTTTTTTCAGAAGCTTTCCTCCAGGTCTACTGGGAGAAGGAGCGCTGACCGGATTGCAGAGGAGTCTTTAAAAATTGTGCTCGGACAGGTGAAAACATTTGATAATTATCTGGAGAGGATAAACCAGGACCTCTACAAGAAATTAGAGGAGCTTTCCCTTCTGAAAAAAGTATCAGATGCCCTGCTTAAGTCCAAGGAGCTGGATAAGACCTTAAGGATAATTTTGACCGGTGTTACGGCCGGGGAGGCATTCGGTTTTAACCGTGCTTTCATCTTCTTAGTCAATCCTAAAACTCAAACCTTAGAAGGAAGGATGGGCCTGGGTCCTAAAGACCAGGAGGAAGCTTTCAAAATCTGGTCACACATAAAAAAAGAGAAAGTCACTTTTGAGCAGATGTTAGAGAACGCACTCTCCTCAGAGGAGCAGGAGAATGAATTAACTTTTAAGATAAAGGCTCTCACTTTTTCCCTGGAGGAAAAAGAGAATATTCCGATCAAGGCAATTTTAGAGAAAAGAAGTTTCAATATAAAAGAGGAGGAAGTCTCAAATCTAAAACCGGGGAAGATCCTGGAACTTCTAAGTCCAAAAGGGTTTTTGCTTGTCCCGATATTTTCTGAAAATAAAGCTATGGGGGTCCTGGCAGTGGACAACCTTATCACCGGGAACAAGATTTTGGAGGACGACCAGGTGGGGCTGGAGACTTTTGCCAACCAGGCCGCTTCCCAGATCGAAAATATCGTTTTGCAAGAGGAGCTCAAGCAGAAAATAAAGGAATTAGAGCTTGCCTCCCAGATTTTAAGAGAAAACCAGAACTACCTTTTGCAGGCAGAAAGATGGGTGGACATAGGTAAGTTAGCCACTACCGTAGCTCATGAGATAAAAACCCCCCTGGTGACGATGGGTGGATATGCACGCCGGGCTTTAAGAAAAGCAGAAGAAGGAAAGCTGGTCCCGCACGAGTTAGGGATCATTGTGAAAGAGACTGAAAGGCTGGAGAGCATAACCTCTGAGATCTTGGACTATTCAAAAGCTACCAGGTTAAATTATGAGAAAAAGGATTTGAATCTGCTGATTAAAGATGCTATAGAGGTATTCAGGGGTAAGTTAAGATATAACGGCATCTGGTTAAAAACAAGGTTCTCACTGGAACCCCCCATTCTGAATTTCGACCCCAAACGGATAGAGCAGGTTCTTTTCAACCTGATTGAAAATGCGATTGATGCGATGCCTGAAGGAGGGACCTTGACTATAAGAACTAAAAGAAACGAGGAATTCGCTATCTTCGAGGTTGAGGACACCGGCTCCGGGATAAGCGAAGAAAATCTGCAGAAACTATATATCCCCTTTTTCACCACCAAGCCCAAAGGCTCAGGCCTGGGCTTGCCGGTTTGCAAGAAGATAATCGCAGACCACCAGGGGTATATCGAAGTAAAAAGCGAGGTAAACAAAGGGTCAAAGTTTACTGTGTATTTGACTTTTCTGAAAGAGAGTTGA
- a CDS encoding type III pantothenate kinase, with translation MLICIDIGNTNTVIGIFIRNILRNYYRVSSNHFLTMDECGILIRELIGEVKTEKIEGVVIASVVPALTTVYEEMSVKYLHSDPVVVSSKLPLGIKILYDNPEQVGADRIANAVAAYEIYGGPVIVVDLGTATTFDVISEKGEYLGGVISPGIETSSANLFQKAALLSKVELKKPKKVIGTNTQESLKSGIIYGAVGQIDEIVKRIEKELKHIPKIIGTGGLAELIYKESSSIQKIDPTLTLKGLKIIYDRVKKSNKIKKI, from the coding sequence ATGCTTATATGTATAGATATCGGAAACACCAACACCGTAATCGGCATCTTCATAAGAAACATTTTACGAAATTACTACCGAGTCTCTTCGAATCACTTTTTAACTATGGACGAATGCGGGATTTTAATCCGGGAACTAATTGGAGAGGTTAAAACCGAGAAGATCGAAGGGGTGGTTATTGCCTCAGTTGTTCCAGCTTTAACCACTGTGTATGAGGAGATGAGCGTGAAGTACCTTCATTCTGACCCGGTCGTAGTCTCTTCAAAACTTCCCCTGGGAATAAAGATACTTTACGATAATCCTGAGCAAGTAGGAGCAGACAGGATCGCCAATGCAGTAGCCGCATATGAAATCTACGGAGGCCCGGTCATCGTGGTCGATCTGGGCACAGCCACTACTTTTGATGTTATTTCTGAAAAAGGGGAATATCTTGGAGGAGTCATATCCCCGGGAATCGAGACCTCATCTGCCAATCTTTTCCAGAAAGCCGCACTTCTTTCTAAAGTAGAACTTAAAAAACCGAAAAAGGTCATCGGCACAAACACCCAGGAAAGCCTTAAGTCCGGAATAATCTACGGTGCTGTTGGTCAGATAGATGAGATAGTTAAAAGGATAGAAAAAGAGCTTAAACATATTCCTAAGATAATAGGCACAGGCGGGTTAGCAGAGTTGATTTATAAGGAATCAAGCTCCATTCAGAAAATTGACCCTACCTTAACCCTGAAGGGGCTTAAAATAATTTATGACAGAGTAAAAAAATCAAATAAAATAAAGAAAATTTGA
- a CDS encoding biotin--[acetyl-CoA-carboxylase] ligase gives MISESILTLLKREKKSGGLSASLLSSSLNLPTSSVYEGISELKKLGYKIETEKGKIYRLTSVPDSLIPLEIHDNLKAKILGKRILSYRTLKSTNDLAYRLAEEKTPEGTLIVAEKQTAGKGRLGRKWLSPPEKGIWMSLILRPKIPPAKAPGLSLCTGLALVQTIREKTGLKADLKWPNDCLIGGKKFAGILLELSAELDKVNFVIIGVGVNVNQVQDDFPRNLKGKATSIFMESGKRYSRVELLKTFLEKLEKIYLNFKTFGLKFYLEEIKNSSSLLEKKVKLLYGKEKIKGTAKGIDENGSLILETRGHLRTISSGEVTLI, from the coding sequence ATGATCTCTGAGAGCATTCTTACCCTTTTGAAAAGAGAGAAAAAGTCTGGCGGGTTAAGTGCTAGCCTTCTTTCCTCTTCCTTGAATCTGCCCACCTCTTCAGTTTATGAAGGAATTTCAGAATTAAAAAAACTCGGGTATAAAATTGAAACTGAAAAGGGAAAAATTTATCGCCTGACCTCAGTGCCTGATAGCCTAATACCCTTAGAAATCCACGATAATCTCAAGGCCAAAATCTTAGGGAAAAGAATTCTCTCCTACCGCACTTTGAAATCGACCAATGACTTAGCTTACAGATTAGCTGAGGAAAAAACTCCTGAAGGTACTTTGATCGTAGCTGAAAAACAGACTGCTGGAAAAGGAAGATTGGGCAGAAAATGGCTCTCTCCTCCGGAAAAAGGAATCTGGATGAGTTTGATCTTAAGGCCCAAAATCCCGCCAGCCAAGGCGCCCGGACTCTCTTTATGCACCGGCTTAGCTCTAGTTCAGACTATAAGAGAGAAGACCGGACTGAAAGCCGACTTGAAATGGCCCAATGATTGCTTGATCGGAGGGAAAAAATTTGCAGGCATTCTTTTAGAGCTATCAGCAGAGCTGGATAAGGTAAACTTTGTCATAATCGGGGTGGGAGTAAATGTAAACCAGGTCCAGGACGATTTCCCCAGGAATCTGAAAGGCAAAGCCACTTCAATCTTTATGGAATCAGGCAAGAGGTATTCCCGGGTCGAGCTCCTGAAAACTTTCTTGGAGAAATTAGAGAAAATCTATCTGAATTTCAAAACCTTTGGACTGAAATTTTATCTGGAGGAGATTAAAAACTCATCATCTTTGCTGGAGAAGAAGGTAAAGCTCCTTTATGGAAAAGAGAAGATCAAAGGCACTGCAAAAGGTATAGACGAGAATGGCTCCCTAATCCTTGAAACCCGAGGGCATCTGAGAACCATAAGCTCTGGCGAGGTTACACTGATTTAA
- a CDS encoding response regulator: protein MYKILLVEDEPHLLELYQEELQDEGYEVMTTMDGEEAILLTKKNFPDLVVLDIKIKKLQGLEVLKKIKEFNKDLPVVLNSAYETFKSDFSSWIADAYLIKSSNLAELKEKIAELLVI from the coding sequence ATGTATAAAATTTTGTTAGTAGAGGATGAACCTCATCTTTTAGAGCTTTACCAGGAGGAGCTGCAGGATGAGGGGTATGAAGTTATGACCACTATGGATGGGGAAGAGGCGATTCTTCTTACTAAAAAGAATTTTCCGGACCTGGTGGTTCTGGATATAAAGATAAAGAAACTCCAAGGCTTAGAGGTGCTGAAAAAGATAAAGGAGTTCAATAAAGACCTTCCAGTGGTTTTAAATTCAGCCTATGAGACTTTCAAATCTGACTTCTCCTCCTGGATCGCAGATGCTTACTTAATCAAATCCTCCAATTTAGCTGAGCTGAAAGAGAAGATCGCTGAGCTTCTGGTGATATGA